In the Candidatus Saccharibacteria bacterium oral taxon 488 genome, one interval contains:
- a CDS encoding transcriptional regulator — protein MIDALFGSKTRVKLLHLFLANPEKSFYVREITRLIGEQINSVRRELSNMLRVGVIVSNNYDNKLYYAANQQYAYFTPLKMIFADERPSGQTDHNKKNSIPWVGDIARLSGLKIAIVAGALVRGSTSRVDILLVGRLSESRVGVAIKKIEKAEGRELNYAVMSYDDFYYRLSVRDKFVMEIMNSKHSVVVDAESILG, from the coding sequence ATGATTGATGCGCTGTTCGGCTCAAAAACGAGGGTGAAGTTACTACACCTGTTTTTAGCGAACCCTGAAAAATCGTTTTATGTTAGAGAGATTACGCGATTGATCGGCGAGCAAATTAACTCGGTACGGCGTGAACTATCAAATATGCTCAGAGTCGGAGTCATTGTTTCGAATAATTATGACAATAAATTGTATTACGCTGCGAATCAGCAGTATGCATACTTCACGCCACTAAAGATGATTTTTGCTGATGAGCGACCGAGTGGGCAAACCGACCATAACAAAAAGAACAGTATACCGTGGGTGGGCGATATTGCTCGGCTGTCCGGGCTGAAGATCGCTATAGTTGCCGGTGCGTTAGTGCGTGGATCGACGAGTCGGGTTGATATACTGTTAGTTGGTCGACTATCGGAGTCGAGAGTTGGTGTCGCCATTAAGAAAATTGAAAAAGCCGAGGGGAGAGAGCTGAATTATGCTGTAATGAGCTATGATGATTTTTACTATCGTCTGAGCGTTAGAGATAAGTTTGTGATGGAAATAATGAATAGTAAGCACTCGGTTGTGGTAGACGCAGAGAGCATACTAGGATAA
- a CDS encoding Zn-dependent hydrolase, translating to MFEVEYKGANNVIFTTKMVKIAFDPALSLVGLKDNLGGQDVEILSEDRFAASNVTPRLLFSGPGEYEVGDVSLKGVAAWRHIDTETDVKKSTIYRLTIGGVRVVVIGNVAPKLSESQLEEIGVVDVVVIPVGGGGYTLDATSAAHMVRQLEPKVVIPVHYADGALHYEVPQDDLSVFVSEMGVEAIDAGPKWKVKGAVSLPEQLSIITVARS from the coding sequence ATGTTTGAAGTAGAATACAAAGGTGCAAATAATGTTATTTTTACAACGAAAATGGTAAAAATCGCGTTTGATCCAGCGTTATCGCTGGTTGGTCTTAAGGATAATCTCGGGGGGCAGGATGTTGAGATATTGTCAGAGGATAGATTTGCCGCAAGTAATGTAACACCACGGTTACTCTTCAGCGGTCCGGGTGAATACGAGGTCGGCGACGTATCTCTGAAAGGGGTGGCAGCCTGGCGACACATTGATACGGAAACTGATGTTAAAAAATCAACGATTTACCGTTTAACAATTGGCGGTGTGCGTGTTGTGGTTATAGGTAACGTTGCCCCAAAATTGTCAGAGTCTCAGCTAGAGGAGATTGGTGTCGTTGATGTTGTTGTGATACCGGTTGGCGGTGGTGGTTACACGCTTGACGCGACATCTGCGGCTCATATGGTACGCCAGCTGGAGCCGAAAGTAGTTATCCCGGTGCATTATGCTGATGGCGCGCTACACTACGAAGTGCCGCAAGACGACCTGTCGGTATTTGTTAGCGAAATGGGCGTGGAGGCTATTGACGCTGGGCCAAAGTGGAAGGTGAAGGGGGCGGTATCTCTGCCTGAGCAACTATCAATCATTACTGTCGCGCGGAGCTAG
- the rpmB gene encoding 50S ribosomal protein L28: MASRCELTGKGKQHGHNVSFSLRRTKRTFKPNLQKKTLVVDGQKVTLVLSTQAIRTLKKKGLLRPVQTKTA, translated from the coding sequence ATGGCATCACGATGCGAACTAACCGGCAAGGGCAAGCAACACGGTCACAACGTTAGCTTTTCCCTTCGCCGCACCAAGCGCACTTTTAAGCCAAACCTACAGAAGAAAACTCTTGTAGTAGATGGTCAAAAAGTCACGTTGGTTCTGAGTACTCAAGCAATTCGTACTCTTAAAAAGAAAGGGCTGTTACGCCCAGTGCAGACAAAAACCGCCTAA
- a CDS encoding site-2 protease family protein produces MDLAYLGMVLVVILVSMTLHEAMHAFMGYFLGDDTAKAEGRLTLNPLKHIDPFMTLLLPLLLAMLGLPIFGGARPVPFNPQRVRHGEWGAAFVALAGPLTNLFLAFLAFGMGAVSGVITSGGLIQNTLAGQITSLVVLVNLGFFVFNMLPLPPLDGSRVLYALAPESVRRGMEWIERYGVMVVFIIIMIGQAAIGRIMTFATNGIIQFFCMIFGV; encoded by the coding sequence ATGGATTTGGCATATTTAGGTATGGTCTTGGTGGTCATTCTCGTCTCAATGACGCTACACGAGGCGATGCATGCGTTTATGGGCTATTTTCTCGGAGATGATACGGCCAAGGCGGAGGGGCGGCTGACGTTAAACCCGCTGAAGCATATTGATCCATTCATGACGCTTTTGCTGCCATTATTACTGGCTATGCTAGGGCTGCCAATTTTTGGTGGTGCTCGACCGGTGCCATTTAATCCTCAACGCGTGCGACACGGTGAATGGGGTGCAGCGTTCGTAGCGCTTGCTGGGCCACTGACTAATTTGTTTTTAGCGTTTTTAGCGTTTGGCATGGGTGCTGTCAGCGGCGTTATCACCAGCGGTGGGCTGATTCAAAATACGTTAGCGGGGCAAATTACTAGCCTCGTCGTGTTGGTTAATTTAGGCTTTTTCGTGTTTAATATGTTGCCGCTGCCACCACTCGATGGATCGCGAGTGCTGTATGCGCTCGCTCCAGAGAGTGTGCGCCGTGGCATGGAGTGGATTGAGCGCTACGGGGTAATGGTGGTGTTCATTATCATTATGATCGGACAGGCGGCAATTGGGCGAATTATGACGTTCGCTACGAACGGTATTATCCAATTCTTTTGCATGATTTTTGGTGTATAA
- the rplT gene encoding 50S ribosomal protein L20, with translation MRVKRGVPGHAKHKKILKAAKGMQHNRTRSFRLAKQGVIRALQYAYRDRRNKKRDLRSLWITRINAAARQEGTTYGRLMAALKAKNIELDRKVLAELAVNEPTAFTAIVKAAL, from the coding sequence ATGAGGGTAAAACGAGGCGTCCCTGGACACGCAAAGCACAAGAAAATTCTGAAAGCCGCTAAAGGCATGCAGCACAATCGAACTCGTAGCTTTCGCTTAGCGAAGCAGGGGGTAATTAGAGCTCTGCAATATGCCTATCGTGATCGACGCAATAAAAAACGAGACCTCCGCAGCCTGTGGATTACCCGGATTAACGCAGCCGCTCGCCAAGAGGGCACGACGTACGGCAGGCTCATGGCTGCTCTCAAGGCAAAGAATATTGAGCTTGACCGAAAAGTGTTGGCAGAGTTAGCCGTTAACGAACCTACGGCCTTTACCGCAATTGTTAAAGCAGCACTATAA
- the rpmI gene encoding 50S ribosomal protein L35, translating into MPKLKTHKGTAKRIKLTSSGKLTRQRAFGGHFLAKKSKSRKRAINTTAKVTGSMAKNARRAMGV; encoded by the coding sequence ATGCCAAAACTAAAGACCCACAAAGGTACCGCAAAGCGCATTAAGTTAACGAGCTCTGGCAAGTTAACTCGTCAACGTGCATTTGGCGGTCACTTCTTAGCCAAGAAGTCAAAAAGCCGTAAGCGGGCGATTAATACAACAGCGAAAGTAACAGGCTCGATGGCAAAGAATGCCCGACGGGCAATGGGAGTTTAA
- a CDS encoding translation initiation factor IF-3, which yields MRINGAIRARELRVVGSDGEQLGIMPLRDALQAAEDAGLDLVEISPNANPPVAKIIDWGKFQYQKIKDQQRNKRAAKVGDLKQMRFGLKIGAGDLEVKLRKIRDFLANGHKVRIQVVYKGREMAHKEIGYELIQKITDQLEEEAILEQKPQMAGRNLSVVIRSK from the coding sequence ATTCGTATTAACGGAGCGATCCGTGCTCGGGAACTGCGCGTTGTTGGTTCTGACGGTGAACAGCTGGGGATAATGCCCCTGCGCGACGCCCTTCAAGCGGCGGAGGATGCGGGACTTGATCTCGTTGAAATATCACCAAATGCCAATCCACCAGTCGCCAAGATTATTGACTGGGGCAAGTTCCAATATCAGAAGATCAAAGACCAGCAGCGCAACAAGCGCGCGGCAAAAGTCGGCGATCTCAAGCAAATGCGCTTTGGCCTGAAGATTGGCGCTGGCGATCTCGAAGTCAAGCTGCGCAAAATACGAGATTTTCTCGCCAATGGACACAAGGTCCGTATCCAAGTCGTCTATAAGGGTCGCGAGATGGCGCATAAAGAAATCGGTTACGAATTGATCCAAAAAATCACTGATCAGCTTGAGGAAGAGGCAATTCTAGAACAAAAACCTCAGATGGCTGGTCGCAATCTGAGTGTGGTAATAAGGAGTAAATAA
- a CDS encoding YifB family Mg chelatase-like AAA ATPase: MVSKVVSATPYGFHGQLIEIEGDISRGLPGLQIVGLGNKAIDESRDRVRSAIKNSLLDFPKGKITINLAPAELPKDGTQFDLPIALAILCLGKQLPQTALEGALFAGELALDGSLRPIRSAITIAETAKQHGISTVYLPASNSEQALLISDITVIPVNNLTELFLRLKQEKLIQPAVKTKQQYRQKKRGIIIDDIRGQEQAKRAVAIAVAGRHNILLSGPPGSGKTMLARALNSLLPPLSDVEIIEITKLHNLDGNQVSHDIVTDRPFRTPHHTASRISMIGGGAKATPGEISLAHHGTLFLDELLEYPRTTLESLRQPLEDKQITISRAQGKYYYPANFMLVATMNPCPCGYLGDPEKSCHCSSTQILNYQKRLSGPLLDRIDLTINVSRVAHEDLLSRKSSSDSQQKQFETMIKVARTLQTNRYGNGNKYNADIDGSSVDKITALTTEAKQFLLTAAKKLDLSARGYFKVIKVARTIADLESSLEITIPHVAESLQYRQIIPT, encoded by the coding sequence ATGGTTAGCAAGGTAGTTTCAGCGACGCCATATGGCTTTCACGGTCAGCTTATTGAAATTGAAGGCGACATATCACGAGGACTACCTGGACTACAAATCGTCGGACTTGGCAACAAAGCAATCGATGAATCGCGTGATCGCGTTCGCAGCGCCATCAAGAACTCGCTACTTGATTTTCCAAAAGGTAAAATTACCATCAATCTCGCCCCGGCGGAACTACCAAAAGACGGTACGCAATTCGACCTACCAATAGCCCTCGCAATTCTCTGTCTCGGCAAACAACTTCCTCAAACCGCCCTAGAGGGAGCGCTATTTGCTGGTGAATTGGCACTCGATGGTAGTCTTCGCCCCATTCGCTCGGCCATTACTATTGCCGAAACCGCCAAGCAGCACGGTATCTCGACGGTATACCTACCAGCTTCCAACAGCGAACAAGCCTTGCTTATTTCTGATATTACCGTAATCCCCGTCAATAATCTGACCGAATTATTTCTCCGCCTCAAACAAGAAAAACTCATCCAACCCGCAGTAAAAACAAAGCAGCAATATCGCCAAAAGAAACGCGGCATCATCATTGATGACATCCGCGGACAAGAGCAGGCCAAGCGAGCTGTCGCCATTGCCGTCGCGGGTAGGCACAATATTTTGCTGTCCGGACCACCGGGATCCGGCAAGACCATGCTAGCACGCGCACTCAATTCACTCCTGCCGCCGCTATCTGACGTTGAGATTATCGAAATAACGAAACTCCACAATCTTGACGGCAATCAAGTTAGTCATGATATCGTTACCGACCGACCATTTCGCACACCACACCACACCGCAAGCCGCATATCAATGATTGGTGGTGGCGCAAAGGCCACGCCCGGCGAAATTAGCCTCGCGCACCACGGCACACTTTTCTTAGACGAATTATTAGAATATCCACGAACGACATTAGAATCGCTTCGTCAGCCGCTTGAGGATAAGCAGATCACAATTTCCCGCGCCCAAGGTAAATACTACTACCCCGCCAATTTTATGTTAGTTGCCACGATGAACCCTTGTCCATGTGGTTATCTGGGCGATCCAGAAAAAAGTTGCCATTGCTCATCGACCCAAATCCTGAACTATCAGAAACGATTATCCGGCCCGCTCCTTGATCGTATTGATCTAACAATCAATGTTTCCCGCGTCGCACATGAAGATTTGTTGTCCCGTAAGTCATCGTCGGATTCACAACAAAAACAGTTTGAAACTATGATTAAGGTAGCTCGTACACTACAAACTAACAGATACGGTAATGGTAATAAATACAACGCTGATATAGATGGCAGTAGTGTTGATAAAATAACTGCCCTAACGACTGAGGCCAAGCAATTTCTCCTTACAGCCGCCAAAAAGCTTGACCTAAGCGCTCGTGGCTATTTCAAAGTTATCAAGGTTGCTCGCACTATCGCTGATCTTGAGTCATCACTAGAAATAACCATTCCTCATGTCGCCGAAAGCCTACAATACCGACAGATTATCCCGACCTAG